The DNA window gttgttATATAATTTTGCTTCATGTGCCACGCCAACTGTAAGTGAGATAAAGACCGAGTTAAATTAGCCACGTAGGCGTCACCTCAGCAAAACCACCGTCCAGATTGCCTTAGGACTTATTTTACACCGATTTTAATACTTGAGGGACCTACTGTATAAGTTTATTCGATTAAAGGACGAAAATTAGCCACGTAGGCACCCCTGTTAGCTGAAACAACTGTTTATATTGTCTTAGAACTTATTTTACACCGATTTTAACACTCAAGGAACTGTTGTATCTGGTTTTTCGATTAAAGTACGCAAATCGTATTCGTTGGCAAGGTAAGGGACATGAGATAAACTTATTCCTATTTTCAGTTCTCCACCACGCGCGGTATGCGTCGGCCCAGACATAAGCCCATGATGAGATCGTGCAGAGCGCCTCCACGTTGGGCCCAAGTGATCAAgaccggggaggcggcggttggTTCGGCCTGAGGCCCATCCCCAGGCTGGAGCCTGTACGCAATCACGGATCTCCTGGTGAAGAAGAATACGCGTTTCGGGCTGTTGCTTGGGggtgctgtgctgtgctgccTCTGCCTGTCGTCGGTCcagcgacgccggcggcggcaccggtgAGACCGCGACCGCGATACGCGAGTGCTCAGCGtgagcgatctaaaaacaccGCCGCGGCATGCAACGAGGGGCGTACGGGAAAGCCTCCCCGCACCAACTGAACCCCAACAGCCGGCGACCCCGTTTATCCGGCAACCAGCCAACTACCAGCTGACCGTGGGGCCGACGTAGTTTTGCAATGCCCATCAACACGAGGCTTATTGGAGTATTCGTTATCGGGCTCATATATCAGCCTAAGTCAGAGTGCATGTTAGAGGATCTGTTTCTAGCCCGCCCTGACCCATCATCACTCACAGTTAGCTGGGACAAAACCAGTTACTAATTTTGTGCTGATTAAGGTTTAAGCATTTTTCAGGACGGAGTTAGTAAGCAGCGAACATCCATGAACAATCTCTCACTCAGCGCAATCAACTGCTGAACTGCATGGATGGCTTGACGGCAATCGATTCTGTCGTCTGAATTTTCTACGTGGGGAAAGCTCAGAGCCGCTAAAAACTGGCCAATCTTTTCTGCACATGCTGCGGCCGTTTTGACTCTGCTGCCCGATCCATCGTCGGGTTCCGTCGAGCCGgcgacaaaaagaaaagggcaaAAAGAGACGGAATATCTTTAAATCGAAGGCATGCGTGCGCAAAGCTTTGATCCAATCAGGGCCGGCCGGCCTCTCCATTAACCAATCTTTCGGCTACCACGTTGAAGTCGATGTGGGGGAGGACACAGTCACCTAGCAATCGTGATGACCACTCCTGCACTGCAGCTGCAGTGCACATCTCTGAAAAATGGCCAATTAGATAGCCTTGTTTGATTAATGTGCAGCTTAAGTCATGCTTCTCCATTAGCAGTGTCATGATGGTGAAGGCAAAATCCCCAGTAGGCAGCAGTTGCCTTGCGTTGCGTTGCTAGCTTGCAACTGTATTGTTTTGTGGCTGAGATTCTACCTGCTGATTCTGTCAAATTTTGTCGGAGATTGATTTGATGAGGTTCCATGTTTCCAGGTTAATGTTTAATGGCTCTTAATGCATTGACCATTGACGAAAAACCAGTGCCGGTTTCGGGTTATTTCCAAGACAGGTCAAGTCTTCTGAAAGTGTACAAAGATGTGTCCAAGTGAGGTCATTGTTAGGTACTGTATTTGTCTGAATATTATCGCCTCTTCTCTTGAAACTTTGCTGCTATTTCAGGGCAGATCCAATTGATGTAGGTGACCACTAGTCGGCTGTCCTGATATTGACTCGAAGGGAAAAACAACTGCAAGCTGTGTCATTGCTTAATGCttttactttcttttgaaTTCAGAGCTAGCAGATGATCAGAAGAGGCAACGCCGATTTGAGCCTAGAAAGGGATCTCTTGTTCAGTTTTGGTGATGCTCCTAACTGGCTAGTTCATTATCTTACACagagaaaacaaaactatACTCTTGTTTAATCTCCAAAAATGCAATAGCGAAACCACTTGGCAGTTCAGCTAGACGCAACAACATCATACAGTATTGCAGCATATGCGTATCTTTCTGCCTGACAATGCCGTGAAATCTTCCTAGTTCCTGCAATTATAAAAGGGCATTATTGAGGTACGACGTCATTCGTTCTCATTGTTTACAGATTGGCCAATGAGAGACGACGAGCAAGAACAAGTTGCTCATGTGTATCATTGCACATCAATACTATCTTTATACTAGTTGTTGAGACTTTGAAGTCGTCCATGGTGTAGTGAAGTTAGGTTCATGAGACCATGACGACATTAGCAAACAAGAAAGGTAGCCTCGCTTATCAGATGAAGCTCTCGTCGGATTGCTTTAGTATCACCTCTAttctataagattttttttctggctaTTGATCTTAACACAGTGAGTAAAAATTCTTAAACTAAGCATCTTGCATTTTTGTCAATTTTGGAATGGCTTACTCTTGAATTTCCTCGAACTGATGGGTCTTTTTCAGACAtgaaaattaatgaaattcAGGAGGGTTTATATTGATTTATAGAAAGTTTACATGAAAATTTCAGAAGAGTATCCTGCGTCCGAAACATGACCTTAATGGCAAGTTAAAAACAATGACGACTCCTTTAGAGAAAAGGTATAACGCCCAACTTTTAAAAGCACTGACTATTAAGCAAAGGAAAAGCATGCCGTGCAAATTATGGCATGTTCATAGTTCAAGGCACGTCAGGGATTTCGTTTTCTTGACAATTTAAGACAAGTTTTTCGAACTTTCTATCGAACAGTATACTGCTACATGCTATGCTACTACTACTCTTCCATTGTCTTTGCTTGTTAATATAAAAGGAAGTGTCATATAAGAATTCGCTAGACACATCAAGTTGCTCTTGCAAATTGCATTAACATCTGTAAGAAGTTCGAAACGCACTCATCATCTCGATACAAATCATTAAACGTGTGGATCAAACAAGATTAGGAACGCCTAATTGCGATCCACAAACCATGAAATCCTCGAAAGAGAGGGTTTGTTGTCGGAATCAgattaattttcttaatcttatTTCTGAGTGACAAAATGGgtttcaaacatgcatgcagataTTTCTGTGATTTCAATCCATGTCAAGAAGGATTACGATTGATGGTGAGATACACGAGGGATCGTTAACAATCAATCATGCAAGCGTCGATCGATCATTCTTTCTGTGCAAGCAACTCTCACCGCCTCACATGATCATGTGGCTAACTAATCAACCAACagaaatttcacaaaattcGAGTTAAAACCAATTCGGTTTCCAGTATCAAGCATGAGCTTCTTCTCCACTGTGTAAACCTCTGCTCCAATGCCTGATGTCGCGATCCTACTTCCCAACTAATCCATCAGTGTTCAGTGGATGTTGCCGCATCTAGAATTGAAAGGTTTTCCTAATCGACCCATTAATATTAAcctactactagtactacatTGAAACAAGGTAAATGCTGCAATTGTAAAGaaaaatgatttcaaattTACCATCCACAGAATGAACCAACATTGTCCATcttgaaataatatatttataaataaaaaataattcttgaataaaattattatatgcacgttcttagtaatctaaaagcaaaataaagtacgataaAAGACCCTAAAATCAgccctaaatttaagattgaaaatttaaattttggcttataaatatatgtataagcgaaaagacaaAAGATGAAAAAGATTTTGGTTGTTATGCGCCATGTACGTcacaaatcataaaagaaaatatattctaatCAGACCCCACGTACAATACTAcgaatccttttttttaacaaggaaaaaaaaactttaccaTGCcgtatcatattaaaaaagttatcttTTACTACGTCCTCGTAAAGCTTCACTGACTAAGGGTCCCACACGTCATCCACCAGCACTCGCGGGCAAGTTGGACAGGGTACCACCCGGTGTACCGCATCGCACGGAAATCGCAACCGAACCACACCGGATTCAAACGGGCGAGCTCGAAATCGCGATTTAAACGGCAAGAAAAACGGGTGAAATTTCACCGCATTTGATTCCTCCTCCGAACCCGTGACCCCAAATCAATGCCTAATAATAAATGACTCTACCGATTCAAACATCCGCCGTTGGATCGAGggctatatataaaaaaggcaATCTCTCCCGCTTACGTCGGCACACGTCACGCAgggacgcgacgcgacgcaaagggggaaggcggcggcgggaggggaggggagggataAAAAtcccgtcgcggcggcggcttctgcCCCCCCACGCGAAGCTTTTTCGTCTCCGCATCCCCCCTCCCTTCGCCTCGCGGGGCGggggcaggaggaggaggcccaACGGCGAacgggcggaggagggaggtgaggGCGGGGGCtgatggacggcggcggcggcgggggatcGAAGAGGAGGGGGGCGGGTGCGGTGGGTGGGCCGGCGACGGGGCTTCTGAAGCAGAACTCGTGGTCGCCGGACATCGAGAGGGACGAGGCGTgggagcggcggagggggaTGCACAAGGGATCGTCGGCGCTGCGGCGGGTGCGGAGCGTCACGGACGACGACCTCGACGAGCTGCGCGGGTGCATGGATCTCGGGTTCGGGTTCGAGGCGGCCGGGTGCCCGCTGTGCGGCGCCGGGAGGAGCCGCCTGGTGGAGACGCTCCCCGCGCTTGACCTCTACTACGCCgtgcatggcggcggcggcgtgggagagggttgcgccgccgcgagcCCGTGCTCGTGCGGCGCCACCTCGTCGGAGGCGTCGGAGGAGTCGCCGCTCGGGAGTCCCATGTCCATACTCTCTCCAGGTACGTACACCTTATTGCCGGCATCTACTCCGATGATATTAACGATCGATCGTGCTGTTGATGGGAAGAACAGCCATGGGAGACGACCTCCTAGATGCAGGGCACATGTGAatcttaaaaaagaaaagagttttttttttcctgcaatAAATCCCTACCTAGATGCAGGGCACCTGTAAATCTTACAAAAACagagttttttgtttgtaacaAATCGCGATTAGTGTTTTCCAATTCGATGATTAGTTTGCGTTGGGCATTCGATTTTTAGCTAAAGTTTGGGTTTTTGACTTGATCCTGATCGTTGCGGTGCAGGCGACCCGCCGGAGACGGTGAAGATGAGGCTGAAACAGTGGGCGCAGGTGGTGGCGTTATCCGTGCGCAACCGTTGCTGAACTCGTCGGCGACGCCATTTCCTCTCTGCAGTCGCAGCATCTAGAGAAGGAATACGAGctggagaagaaaagaatatcCTTCCCTCAACGCGTCGGATGctgaaaaggaagagaaggaaTTTAGGGTTTGGtgggccgccgccttccaCCCTCCGTCCGGCTCTCCTCCCATTATCTTGAACAGTTGAATTAACATTGTCAGCCATGACAATATCATTCAGCCATAATTTTACTTTACTCTAGCCAGTTTCTTGCTTATTCCCCTAAATCAGATCTTATCATCATCAATGTAAATCCATGAGGCAGACTAATTTTTCTTTCCCAAATGAGTGTTGCTCTCGCTGGTTCCTCTGAATTCGACAAACACAAGTGAAACAACCGCATCATCTGTCAGCTCTCACCAATCTGCATGGTGACAAAAGAATCTGGGACAAGGAGGCCAGACCTGAAAGCTTGAAATTCTTGTTCAGAAAGCAGCAGAGCAGCCGGACCGGTTGATGCAGCAGAGCCTgcatcatcatcgtcatcgtcgCTGCGCTGTGTGTTTGCAGTGCATTCTACGGAGAATTGTTTGGCTGGGGTTGTCAGGACAGGCTGTGGTCCGGCTGGCGCCGAATGGGAGAGGGAGGATGCAATGGACGCAGGCAGCGTACAGTTGGGCGTCCCTGTCTGCTGTCGTCGCTTTGGCACGGCGAGCTGTCTGTCTTTAGCTGGTACGGGGCTCTCGTTTCTTTCTCGAACCCATCGCGTTCGTCAGgagcacggcggcgtcgcAG is part of the Oryza brachyantha chromosome 2, ObraRS2, whole genome shotgun sequence genome and encodes:
- the LOC102713247 gene encoding uncharacterized protein LOC102713247, translating into MDGGGGGGSKRRGAGAVGGPATGLLKQNSWSPDIERDEAWERRRGMHKGSSALRRVRSVTDDDLDELRGCMDLGFGFEAAGCPLCGAGRSRLVETLPALDLYYAVHGGGGVGEGCAAASPCSCGATSSEASEESPLGSPMSILSPGDPPETVKMRLKQWAQVVALSVRNRC